The Pseudomonas putida nucleotide sequence CTATGAAGGCAAGCCGATCCGCACGCCGGACGCTTCGGCGTACTGGCGGGTAGTCGAGCAGTATCAGGTCAATGCCTTGTTCTGCGCGCCGACCGCCATGCGAGCGATCCGCAAGGAAGACCCGGATGGCGAGCTGATCCGCAAGCATGACCTGAGCTCGTTGCGCCAGTTGTTCCTGGCTGGGGAAAAGCTCGATTCCAGCACCCATGAATGGCTGGAACGGGTCACCGGCAAACCGGTGCACGACCACTGGTGGCAGACCGAAACCGGCTGGCCGGTCACCGCGCCTTGCGTGGGGCTGGAGGGCAGTGCTGCGCGGCCGGGATCGAGCAACCGCGCGGTGCCGGGTTATCACGTGCGCGTGCTGGATGATGACGGGCATCTGCTGGGCCCTGATCAGCAAGGCTCCATCGTCATCGCCCTGCCGCTGCCGCCCGGGTGCAGCCAGACCCTGTGGGGCGATCATGATCGCTACCTGCAGGCGTACTTGCAGACCTACCCGGGTTACTACCACACCGGTGACGGCGGCTACCTGGATGAAGAGGGCTTCGTCTATATCATGGGCCGCACCGACGACGTGATAAACGTCTCAGGGCATCGGCTGTCCACGGGTGAAATGGAAGACCTGGTCGCCCGCCATCCGGCAGTGGCCGAATGCGCGGTGATCGGCGTGCATGACGAGATCAAGGGCCAGGTGCCGCTGGCGCTGGTGGTGCTCAAGGATGGCGAGGGCATTGCCGAGGCACAGTTGCTGGTGGAATTGGTGGGCAGCGTGCGTGAGGAAATCGGCGCGCTGGCGTGCTTCAACCGGGTGCGGCTGGTGAAGCGCTTGCCCAAGACGCGCTCGGGGAAAATCCTGCGGGCGGTGCTGCGCAAGATTGCCGATGGGCAGGCGTATGTGCCGCCTTCGACCCTGGATGACCCGGCTGTGCTGGGGGAGATCGAGGTGGTGCTGGCGGATCTGCCCAGGGCTGGCTGATGG carries:
- a CDS encoding propionyl-CoA synthetase, giving the protein MTYQHSYAQSIADPAAFWAEQAESLAWYRKPSLTLQDNPDGTHRWFADGRLNSCYLALDRQIELGRGEQLALIYDSPVTGVQQAFTYHQLRDEVARLAGLLRQLGVGKGDGVIIYMPMVPQAAMAMLACARIGAVHSVVFGGFAANELALRIDDARPALLLTASCGLEFDRVIEYKPLVDRALQVARHQPRNVLVLQRPQARAQLQAGRDLDWQQALASAEPVAPVELDAGDPLYIMYTSGTTGKPKGIVRENGGNAVALCYAMRHIYGMQAGDVWWGISDVGWVVGHSLIVYGPLMSGCTTVFYEGKPIRTPDASAYWRVVEQYQVNALFCAPTAMRAIRKEDPDGELIRKHDLSSLRQLFLAGEKLDSSTHEWLERVTGKPVHDHWWQTETGWPVTAPCVGLEGSAARPGSSNRAVPGYHVRVLDDDGHLLGPDQQGSIVIALPLPPGCSQTLWGDHDRYLQAYLQTYPGYYHTGDGGYLDEEGFVYIMGRTDDVINVSGHRLSTGEMEDLVARHPAVAECAVIGVHDEIKGQVPLALVVLKDGEGIAEAQLLVELVGSVREEIGALACFNRVRLVKRLPKTRSGKILRAVLRKIADGQAYVPPSTLDDPAVLGEIEVVLADLPRAG